From one Oncorhynchus keta strain PuntledgeMale-10-30-2019 chromosome 30, Oket_V2, whole genome shotgun sequence genomic stretch:
- the LOC118376050 gene encoding rootletin-like isoform X2, whose translation MEGNMITTAGTGTGAHSVTMETGRTGTPDLQVLTHRVKLLEHSLRDNVSSFTESESALHSRIRELEVSEQSLLQKVEDLTSNSVLHCPSMLQRQRLDERLHTLREEVRSMSQEKERGDRVWRERLRRCQAQLRAKEEEMGRQSQYFEHFKSQLHHKLGLARDREQGLQTRLHQLERPVLEMNVSAATYIAPVNTASTNSVTADNVKSIMVPTSGQQRTETERLPNPREEGEGEEEDGEEKTQRRRYGQQLQQKQGADDREIEGEREGEEGEDGESLGGEARLRSFILSLQEDLRVLLEREEQGLAEQRGLMEQLEEAQENNHFLSCTLEEMRTVVHRLKLTESSLMEEVEELQEENQRLCQRLSHTLRQTNHSLGSTDPRPVSTPSLATSLPNTSGLGQPVPCSVNNTDPVKMIPGQSSLDTYPSAQHHGATERSQENSTLPLPQPDLLNLSGHRSQNPGLISLGTKSVEGLGELTLRDWCPGPGGFPSLNLAEGTSEETEALKEAYRSMGGDMDSLRDHTDQLESTLRHTQDQLHRVTEENARLKCKLRTQGETWACEGEQGSSLVGESMTNVQENKVSTPNLVPQSCRELTATPYQNDTILALAQDDLSLYALAQDDLALALNQENRALGRRIQELLAHIESQEGESERELVQLRLQVSLLERESSRLEQENLEQGGLITELTRKTEDDLNTIIELQERRVESGQLGLQQGDSGLTTESESECGQQGEHAVGSVHAQQGQPTVGVVTSLQGDQTPGSVNSGVPQVDHTVESVCSQQEDRLTTESTCRHREKRDELIGYLSDLKEEREQVALSLSSQTEEKHQLTRSMWVLKEERDQIHKSLCGLKEEKEQLTRSLCGLKDERNKVMQSMCGLKEERDQLVQSMFGLQEERDQPVESMSGLQEERDQLVQSMSGLQEERDQLVQSMSGLQEERDQQVQSMSGLQEERDQLVQSMSGLQEERDQLVQSMSGLQEERDKLSQSLFGQKDERDQLMQSLCGLKGQRDQLTQTLSRLEQERDRLSSLSLQTRERYQVDQFVSDLKEEKEQLVQSMDVLREQREQLTEERDQLQMDVATLRYQLLLQGRSHNQQPSEKHVGKATRTEVVATERGGQMPKMHDDGDVTHRCLAMVYSYKTIRLARSAQDHLGEKEGTDMEQSELMREIESLGLELRSSREVLKKTQSEAQRWYRELGVSEVRREEAEKRAGKAANKVKGMREETKEVEKTKRENHTLRAELGEVKSRLLCLEREKTDAHSLRIKIQEKFSLLQAELKAKSVALKELSSEYTSLKGEQGSREDWSNTLTLLRVRYDDIRNKYNVLLRKSQTDLDIAPLKAKLSCLVVKCQQRNSLLVQLMRALRRYGCLDYNLTQEAEDLLNDTALQDYASTFTPPSTAALQENTHLLPPAASERPECSQTSAAASAAQLPLSAGESVQVTGLPDRHGMYHAELKGESGLVPARFLEENGRPLILTSPSPERCASLTRKLTSPGKIINLHQQLQNTLSNSYQVFPSKTSPQVYSSPPPGQGYSPGYPNHNPAAPNRPKHTLVATTPIITSTSLLSATAPTKTTSDGATSSKQTPNRAHPTTSPPVYTTTTTTALSSGKEPLSKTGSAAATSNVTTPVNTPPTALARTVKAQTTTALWNTAPTKSAPPPITAGTTAPTKMAPITTALPLAELSRLPDEDHCIKKPLSNLQPEQAKPPKPRAIPEPPAEVSSVEVIRTVGQSSLMIGWERPPLDELGCSNGTFVYGYMIYVEGEFHKSVMSSACTKCILENLDLSGPVHISVQTLGSNGLYAEKVHLIYRGKHTQFRTVHTRVNTVSAAPCTDPAYRDCRTPPTHRHNGSTQPLVAIYNYNPLKDSPNLHPSRELALREGDTVMLLGNPRNDGFCQAEVNGRRGLAPVALLEEVPVPDRHVSSAPPQSSPERGADDRPLCLPIRERTRWAAVTVNQ comes from the exons ATGGAGGGGAACATGATTACAACAGCGGGGACCGGAACCGGAGCTCACTCTGTAACCATGGAAACAGGTCGCACTGGCACCCCGGACCTCCAGGTTCTGACCCACAGAGTGAAGCTTCTAGAGCACAGCCTGAGAGACAACGTCAGCTCCTTCACTGAGTCTGAGAGCGCTCTGCACAGCAG GATTAGAGAGTTGGAGGTGTCAGAACAGAGCCTGCTACAGAAGGTGGAGGACCTTACTTCCAACTCAGTCCTCCACTGCCCCAGCATGCTGCAGCGCCAGAGGCTGGATGAGCGGCTCCACACGCTGAGGGAGGAGGTACGCTCCATG tcccAGGAGAAGGAGCGTGGGGATCGTGTGTGGAGGGAGAGGCTGCGGCGCTGCCAGGCCCAGCTCAGGGCTAAAGAAGAGGAGATGGGCCGCCAGTCTCAGTACTTTGAGCACTTTAAGAGCCAGCTGCACCACAAGCTAGGCCtggccagagacagagagcagggcctGCAGACCAGACTCCACCAGCTGGAGCGACCGGTGCTGGAGATGAACGTATCTGCTGCCACCTACATAGCCCCTGTCAACACAGCGAGCACCAACTCCGTTACTGCAGACAATGTCAAGTCCATCATGGTACCAACCTCAGGccaacagagaacagagacagagagactgcccAACCcaagggaggaaggagaaggagaggaggaggacggtGAGGAGAAGACACAGCGGAGACGCTACGGACAACAGCTCCAGCAGAAGCAGGGAGCGGATgatagagaaatagagggagaaagagagggggaggaaggggaagatGGTGAGAGTCTGGGGGGTGAGGCTAGACTGAGAAGCTTCATCCTCAGCCTCCAGGAGGACCTCAGGGTTctcctggagagggaggagcaggggCTGGCGGAGCAGAGGGGGCTGATGGAACAGTTGGAGGAAGCGCAGGAGAACAACCACTTCTTGTCCTGTACGTTGGAGGAGATGAGGACGGTGGTCCACAGACTGAAGCTGACCGAGAGCTCCctgatggaggaggtggaggagctgCAAGAGGAGAACCAGAGACTGTGTCAGAGGCTCAGCCACACTCTGAGACAGACCAACCACAGCCTGGGTTCTACTGACCCCAGACCTGTCTCTACCCCCAGCCTGGCTACCTCCCTGCCAAACACCTCTGGCCTGGGTCAACCAGTTCCCTGCTCTGTGAACAACACTGACCCG GTGAAGATGATCCCAGGCCAGTCTTCACTAGACACATACCCCTCTGCTCAACACCATGGAGCAACAGAGAGGTCGCAGGAAAACTCCACTCTGCCTCTGCCCCAGCCGGACCTCCTGAACCTCTCAGGCCACCGTAGCCAGAACCCCGGCCTCATATCCCTGGGTACTAAGAGCGTTGAGGGTCTGGGGGAGTTGACCCTGAGGgactggtgtcctggtcctgggggCTTCCCCTCTCTCAACCTGGCGGAGGGAACAAGCGAGGAGACTGAGGCCCTGAAAGAGGCTTACAGGAGCATGGGGGGCGACATGGACTCACTCCGGGACCACACGGACCAGCTGGAGAGCACTCTACGACACACACAGGACCAGCTGCACAGGGTGACCGAGGAGAACGCCCGACTGAAATGTAAACTCAGGACGCAGGGAGAAACGTGGGCCTGCGAGGGGGAGCAGGGGTCCTCGCTTGTTGGCGAGAGCATGACAAATGTCCAGGAAAATAAGGTGTCAACTCCAAACCTCGTACCCCAGAGTTGCAGAGAGCTCACTGCAACTCCATATCAGAATGATACTATCCTAGCCTTAGCCCAGGATGACCTGTCCCTGTATGCCTTAGCCCAAGATGACCTAGCCCTAGCCTTGAACCAGGAGAACCGGGCCCTGGGCAGGCGTATCCAGGAGCTCCTAGCCCACATAGAGAgccaggagggggagagtgagagggagctAGTCCAGCTCAGGCTGCAAGTGTCCCTgctagagagggagagcagcaggcTGGAGCAGGAGAACCTGGAGCAGGGAGGTCTCATCACTGAGCTGACCAGGAAGACTGAGGATGACCTCAACACTATCATAGAGCTGCAGGAAAGACGGGTCGAGAGCGGTCAGCTAGGCCTACAGCAGGGTGACAGTGGTTTGACCACTGAGTCAGAGTCAGAGTGCGGTCAACAGGGTGAGCATGCGGTCGGCTCAGTGCACGCTCAACAGGGTCAACCCACAGTAGGGGTTGTGACCAGTTTACAAGGTGATCAGACGCCAGGGTCAGTGAATAGTGGTGTACCACAGGTTGACCACACGGTTGAGTCAGTGTGTAGTCAGCAGGAGGACCGTTTGACCACGGAGTCAACGTGCAGgcatagagagaagagggacgaGCTGATTGGCTATCTCAGTGATCTCAAAGAGGAAAGAGAACAGGTAGCCCTCTCACTTagcagtcagacagaggagaaaCACCAGCTAACACGCTCCATGTGGGTTCTGAAAGAAGAACGCGACCAGATCCATAAATCACTCTGCGGTTTaaaagaagagaaagaacagcTGACAAGGTCCCTCTGTGGTCTGAAAGATGAGAGAAACAAGGTGATGCAGTCAATGTGTGGTTtaaaagaggagagagaccagctagtTCAGTCAATGTTTGGActccaggaggagagagaccagccaGTTGAGTCAATGTCTGGActccaggaggagagagaccagctagtTCAGTCAATGTCTGGActccaggaggagagagaccagctagtTCAATCAATGTCTGGActccaggaggagagagaccagcaaGTTCAGTCAATGTCTGGActccaggaggagagagaccagctagtTCAGTCAATGTCTGGActccaggaggagagagaccagctagtTCAGTCAATGTCTGGActccaggaggagagagacaagctCTCGCAGTCTCTCTTCGGccaaaaagatgagagagaccagTTGATGCAGTCATTGTGTGGTTTAAAGGGACAAAGAGACCAGCTAACACAGACACTCAGCCGTCTAGAGCAGGAAAGAGACAGGCTGTCATCTCTCAGCCTTCAAACACGAGAGCGGTACCAGGTGGACCAGTTTGTCTCTGATCTAAAAGAAGAGAAAGAGCAGCTAGTTCAGTCAATGGATGttctgagagaacagagagaacagctcacagaggagagagaccagttgCAGATGGACGTCGCTACTCTACGGTATCAGCTGCTGTTACAGGGGCGGAGCCACAACCAGCAGCCCTCAGAGAAACACGTTGGCAAGGCAACACGCACAGAGGTTGTggctacagagagagggggtcagaTGCCAAAAATGCATGATGATGGTGATGTCACTCATAGATGTCTGGCCATGGTCTACTCCTACAAGACCATCCGTCTGGCACGGTCTGCACAG GACCACTTGGGAGAAAAGGAGGGAACAGATATGGAGCAGAGTGAACTGATGAGGGAGATCGAGTCACTGGGGTTAGAACTCAGAAGCTCACGAGAGGTACTGAAGAAGACCCAATCAGAG GCTCAAAGGTGGTACCGTGAGCTGGGTGTGTCTGAGGTCAGACGAGAGGAGGCTGAGAAGAGGGCGGGAAAGGCAGCCAATAAGGTGAAGGGGATGAgagaggaaaccaaggaggtggAGAAGACAAAGAGGGAAAACCACACACTGAGAGCAGAG TTGGGAGAGGTGAAGAGCAGACTATtgtgtctggagagagagaagaccgaTGCTCACTCACTGAGGATCAAGATCCAAGAGAAGTTCAGCTTGCTTCAGGCTGAACTCAAAGCCAAG AGTGTTGCTCTGAAGGAGCTGAGTTCAGAGTACACATCTCTGAAGGGAGAGCAGGGCAGCAGAGAGGACTGGAGCAACACACTCACCTTACTGAGGGTGCGCTATGATGACATCAGAAATAAG TACAATGTTCTCCTGAGAAAGAGTCAGACGGATCTGGACATAGCTCCTCTAAAG GCCAAGCTGTCATGTCTGGTGGTGAAGTGCCAGCAGAGGAACAGTCTACTGGTGCAGTTGATGCGAGCCCTGCGTCGGTATGGCTGCCTGGACTACAATCTGACCCAGGAGGCGGAGGACCTGCTTAATGACACAGCACTGCAGGACTACGCCAGCACCTTCACACCCCCATCCACTGCAGCTCTGCAGGAGAACACACACCTTCTCCCACCTGCAGCCTCAGAACGACCAGAGTGCTCACAGACCTCTGCTGCAGCCTCCGCAGCACAG CTGCCCCTTTCTGCGGGTGAATCAGTCCAAGTCACTGGACTCCCAGACAGACATGGGATGTACCATGCCGAGTTGAAAGGGgagtctggcctggtccctgcccGTTTCTTAGAGGAGAATGGGAGACCACTCATCCTGACTTCCCCCTCGCCAGAGAGATGTGCCAGTCTGACAAGGAAGCTGACCAGTCCAGGGAAGATAATCAACCTTCACCAGCAGTTGCAGAACACTCTCTCCAACAGCTACCAG GTTTTCCCTTCCAAGACCAGCCCCCAGGTTTACTCCAGTCCCCCTCCAGGACAGGGGTACTCCCCAGGATACCCCAACCACAACCCTGCTGCCCCCAACCGACCCAAGCATACCCTTGTAGCAACTACCCCTATTATTACTAGTACTAGTCTCCTATCTGCCACTGCCCCCACTAAAACTACCAGTGATGGTGCTACCTCTTCTAAGCAGACCCCAAACAGAGCACATCCAACTACCAGCCCTCCtgtctacaccaccaccaccactactgcccTTAGTAGTGGTAAAGAACCCCTCTCTAAAACTGGCTCTGCTGCTGCTACCTCCAATGTTACAACCCCTGTTAATACCCCTCCTACCGCTCTGGCCCGGACTGTTAAAGCACAAACTACCACTGCCTTGTGGAACACTGCTCCCACCAAATCTGCCCCTCCACCTATTACCGCTGGAACTACAGCCCCCACCAAAATGGCCCCCATCACTACTGCTCTTCCCCTTGCTGAGTTGTCACGACTGCCTGATGAGGACCATTGCATCAAGAAGCCCCTCTCCAACCTCCAGCCTGAACAAGCTAAACCACCCAAACCCAGAGCTATACCAG AACCTCCAGCTGAGGTGAGCTCTGTTGAGGTCATCAGGACGGTGGGACAGAGCAGCCTCATGATTGGTTGGGAGAGACCGCCACTGGATGAGCTGGGCTGCAGCAACGGAACTTTTGTGTATGGATACATG atcTATGTAGAAGGGGAGTTCCACAAGTCTGTCATGAGCTCTGCATGCACGAAG TGTATTCTGGAGAATCTGGATCTGTCCGGCCCGGTCCACATCAGTGTTCAAACCCTGGGCTCCAACGGTCTCTATGCGGAGAAGGTCCACCTCATCTACAGGGGAAAACACACCCAGTTTAGGACAGTTCATACCCGTGTCAACACAGTTTCTGCTGCTCCCTGCACAGACCCTGCCTACCGAGACTGCAGGACTCCGCCCACACACCGACACAATGGCTCCACCCAACCA CTTGTGGCCATCTACAACTACAACCCTCTGAAGGACAGTCCTAACCTCCACCCCAGCAGAGAGCTGgccctgagagagggagacaccgTCATGCTGCTAGGCAACCCACGCAACGACGGCTTCTGTCAGGCCGAG GTGAATGGCAGACGAGGTCTGGCTCCTGTGGCGTTACTAGAGGAAGTTCCTGTTCCAGACAGACATGTAAGCTCCGCCCCTCCCCAATCTTCTCCTGAGAGAGGAGCAGATGATAGGCCACTGTGCCTGCCaatcagagagagaacaagatggGCCGCTGTGACTGTCAATCAGTGA